From the Leucoraja erinacea ecotype New England chromosome 4, Leri_hhj_1, whole genome shotgun sequence genome, the window ttgttctacaCGGTCAGGGGCCACGGGCCTTCCGTAGCTCTTGGCTCCCGTGGCTGGCGACCGGGAACTCCGCATCagagcgatcaagctcctgcatcgggggggggatgtcagctccctgcACCGGGCTATCAGACCCTggatcggggctagtcgaaccttctgagccattggagcttcccgactcggtctcctcccgagactgcgagctccgcaatgttgaaatccgcaggccgcagttggagcgtcgatcccaggcaagggatcggatCTGATTGTAAGTCCACGCCCCCGTGGTGGCTCTcaaagcctccagctccatgatgttaggccgcagagcaaccagagataagatccggaaaacaatcgcatttccggcaaggtaagggattgaaaaaaagtttcctcctcccccttcccccacataaaacaaacccgaaaacattaacacaaactttaaaaactcACTAAATATAACAAAAAAGACGATAAAACTGTTGGCGATAAAACTGCGGCGCCCCCCTGGTggtatgttgggatagtccctgcctcaactaactcctctggcagctggttcaatacacccaccaccctttatgtgaaaaagttactcctcaggttcctattaaatggtttcaccttcaccttaaacccttgtcctctggtcttctatactcaatgctctgactgatgaaggccaatgtgccaaaagcctttttgaccacccgatcgaCCTGCAACTccgccttcaaggaaccatgcacctgcattcacccattctgggcaagagattctgtgcatctcatgattttatacacctccataagatcactcctcacccTTCCGCGCTCCAAggcatagagtcccagcctgctcaacctcttcctattgctcagatcctctagtcctggctacattctcgtaaatcttccagcttgacatcagctttcctataacatggtgcccagaactggacacaatacgttaaatgtggcctcaccaacgtcttatacaactacaacatgacctcccaacttctatgctcaatgctctgactgatgaaggccaatgcgtcAAAAGTCATtgtgaccacccgatctacctgcaactccaccttcaagaaaccatacacctgcactactagatccctctgctctacaacactccccagagcccgacaattcactgtgtaggtcctgtccatgttaagacttcccaaaatgcaaatacctctcatttctctgtattaaattccatcaactattcctcagcccccCCCATCgcaaaccgatcaagatcctgctgtgatttttgacacttgctaatcttgctctgtacgttctcatccaaatcattgatatagatgacaaacagtaacgggcctagcaccgaaccctgaggcacaccactagtcacaggcctctagtccgagaagcaaccttctaccTTCAcccgaagataggcgcaaaatgctggagtaactcaacgggacagtcagcatctctggatagaagaaggaatgggtgacgttgctcgcgggtcgagacctatcttcagactgaccaccatcaccctctgcttccttccatgatgccaattttctatccagctctccagcactgtgtgtgtgcctgtgtatctccagagatgctgcctgacccgctgagtaactccagcaatgtgtgtgtgtctttctccagagatgctgcctgacccgctgggtaatgggtctgtcccacttaggtgattttttaggcgactatcaCAGTCATAGCCGAAAAAAATGGTGACTGGACCCttctatgacaatgtctatgacaaacgGCAACAATCtcccacctagtcgatgtcaagttacggcaagctaccgacaactgacGACCCAATCGTCGCGACTTTggtcgtccacctacgaccacagctACGATAACCTACGACCACACGGGCGGCAACccacgacaaccgaagtcaacctacgtccacccgcaccAAGACCAGAGAGACCATCTCTGCACTTACTACAACTCAGAACTAGGCAGTGTACCATGGCAGAATAACATGATCTGAAGACCAGCAGCAAACAGCCCACATCAGAAGCAGAAGTTCACCTCTCCAGGAAGAGAGCCCGCAACAGACCACAAGAAAAGGCAATTTTCAGGGCAACCCACATCCtcccaaaatattttaattttcaatgcaGTACAATGCTTGTGTTTGTTTTACTGATCAAAATATATGAAACGAGTTTGCTTTTCAATGCAGTGCAATGCTTGCGTTTGTGTTTGCTTTATTGATCAAAATAtatgaaatttaaatatttgaaagtAATGCCATGAGACACTATTCTGAAATATAATATCTTCATACATCAATTTGCCATCAAaatgcaacacagaaacatatCAATATTAAGTGGAAGGCAAATAAATTATAACTTTTCACAAGCTGTGTGTGATAAAGAATTCACAAAAAGTATTATAAAATTAGATACCTGGTGAGCATGCTGATGTGGTGATCCCATCAGTCCCATCTGTTGCTCTCCCATGTGTCCCAACAGCTGCAGAGTCTGCAACACACATGATTTTGTTGTGAATATTTcaaataaaaacattaattttaaGGTCATATATTAAAGTCAAATGTTCCCAAAATTCCACAAAAATTACTTTAAATATTTACCGGGTGGGAGAAGTTATGGGCCACCTTCATGGCAGCCATGGTGTAGTTGAACCACATGTTTTCTGGTATTTTGAGCAGCTCAGTCTTTAAGAATGCCTGGAAGGTGTCAACAGCTCTCTCATGTGGTGTCTGGGGCTGGGTCATGGCCTGTCTGGCCTCCCTGGCCTCTGTTGCCTGTTGCATGAGCTGCAACATAAATGAGTACGATACAGGTAAGTAcattaggaaaaaaaaaatggacGGAAGAGAAATCTGCCAAAAAAATCCCCAAAAGTACTGACCTGCTTGATCAGCTCCTTCTGActtgcccctctctcctctaACTCAGTTGCATTAGGGATGGAGCCTGCAGTGGAGTTGGCAGTGGTCCTGCTCTTCTTGCTGTGCTGCTGACTGGTGGAGGGTGTGGATCCAGAAGTTCCGTCAAGTGAATCAAACTCCTCTTCACTTGACATACTGGGCAATGGCTTCTTCTTGTCAAACTGGAAGAAAATATATGTGTTCTACAAGGTTTCACGACCATCAGGACATGACAAGCAAGATGACAATGAAATTGTCAATGTCACAATAACTAATTTATAATAATTACCTTCTTAGTGCTCTGTCTCATCTCTGCTCGTACTATATGTGATTTGATAAAGCCCCATTTGTCGATGATCCATTGCTGCCTCGGGGTAAAGTTTTTGCCACCAGACCCTGACTTGTTCCCACTCTGAGACAGCTTGCCATATCTTGTTCTCTGACCTGTGAACCACTGACAGAGTTGggcatctgtaaaaaaaaaaaatgaagaccaGTGTGAAACAaatttttgttttcattataTTTATTCTGGATCAGGAGACAGCTGCAGCAGTAGTATTAAGGGccttattggcgagtttaggagagtctgcGCACACCACAAcctcgtagcatggtcgacacatggtcgttGGAGGTCACTGGTAAATCTCCTCCACGGTCAAGAGGAGTTCCCGCAAAGAGTTTACTACTAGTGGCCTTAGTTTGGTCGCggaaagattttcaacatgttcaaaatttttcTGCAagcaaaaattggtcggcatggagaaaatctatacttttgaactcgtagtgcaatgGTAGTagggtcgccatgtcgttgtaggtagtcgagttagccgtaggtaatctcctttgttgactgggcattttaattggttcattgggggaaaaaacgtaagcacgagttttcagaaccaaggaaaaccgaccagtaatgttaaatgctcgATAAACTCTGGCTtagtaaaagttgtctggcttcttaaaagtgtctcctctccttctccccccttctctccttactactcttttaaaggacttaccgtatacTGTGCttgccgtctttaaccttcctgttcatcgcgggtatcaccttggctttgcactgtgtgattttcagacagcgctcccccgctttccctgacccccgactttgctgtgtgtgtgtgtgtgtgtgttccgcgctgacggtcgatccaggtcacggtttttcaggcaagtgcacccgagcttgaaggtcacacacagtttgctgaaaagtcgtgtaagtgggacaggccatttagttgttttcgtttttttttatgGCTGCTACACAATCTGAAGTTGCAAATTTCAGGAACAGAAATAGAGACAAACAACCCAACAAATAGGTACTTACATGTGCAGTCAGGGAACTCCTTCGCCTTGTTGTCAACTAGTGAGTACTTCCTGTCCTTGTTACGATATTGTTGGCAGTTCTTATCATACAACTCAGGGTTTGCCTGATACCACTCGACCAGCTCTCCTTCTTGTTCCCTGCTGAACTCATAAGGAAGTACCTTGCGTATCCTGCCCTTCTTCACCTCACTTGAGGCATCAGTGTCCTGAGCATAATCTGATGGTGAGTCTGGGTCAGCAGCAGCAGTACCTGCAGTCTTGGCAGGGCGGCCACTCCGGGTGGTGGTGGGAACACTGGCCACCTCCCTGCTCTCCTCCTGTGCCTTCTCCTCCTGGGTCTCCTCAGTCTCCACCTGcctggggggtggggatggggattgGGCCTTCCCCTTGGGCTGCCCCTTCCTTCTCCTTGGAGCCATGTTGCACTGTCCAATGTCCCCAACACAGAATGCAGAATGTCCACGCACTATAGTCGCCTGACCACGTGGAGCTGTGGACGTGTTTTTCCAATGCCTGTCGCTACTTGACttccggtcagcaccggcgataacctacgtcatcctggcgacaacctacgacagcaccttcgtcaggagaagtcaagctacgctcattggcgtcaggCCCACTGTCGCCCAAAATGTTTgggcatttcaaaatccagcggcgaccggaaaaacgctacgactctttcggcgactgaggagactacgcacgaccatacaggcgtcacccctcgaccatgtggcgactgcctagtcgcctaaaaaccCACCGTAATGGAGAAAGGGCCATAACTCCAGCGCCGTccacgcgtgtgtgtgtttgtgtctatcCGCGGGGTTGTAGTAGGAGGAGGAggaagcggcggcggcggcgacgaCGTACACAGCTTACGCGATGATGTGTTGTTTGTGGCCATGTTGGTGCAGGAGTCGGCGCGGCGCGGGCGGCCATGTTGGTGCAGGAGTCGGCGCGGGCGGCGGACGGCGCGGGCGGCCATGTTGGtgcaggagggagggaaggaggaggcggCGCGGGCGGCCATGTTGGTGCAGGAGCTGGCGCGGGCGGGGAGGGAGGAGGCGGCGGGCGGCCATGTTTGGTGCAGGAGTCGGCGCGGGCGGGGAGGGAGGAGGCGGCGGGGCGGCCATGTTGGTGCAGGAGTCGGCGCGGGCGggcggggagggaaggaggaggcggCGCGGGCGGCCATGTTGGTGCAGGAGTCGGCgcgggcggggagggggagggagggaaggaggaggcggCGCGGGCGGCCATGTTGGTGCAGGAGCGGCGCGGGCGGGGAGGGAGGAGGCGGCGGGCGGCCATGTTGGTGCAGGAGCCGGCgcgggcggggagggggaggcggcGGGCGGCCAAGGAGGAGGCGGCGCGGGCGGGCGGGGGGCCGACAggaggaggcggcggcggcgCCGACAGCTCAGGCTGCGAGCGCgagcgagtgagtgagcgagGAGCAGCTCCACGCTCTCTCAGCGCACtcgggcaggaggaggaggaggaggacgaggagggggagagggcggcCGTGAGCGGGTCATGGTGCCGTGAGGGCGGCTCGGGGAGGCCGCCGTGAGCCAAAGGGAAGCCAGGCCGCGCTGCAGCGGGGGCCGGGCCTGGGCACCGCCCGCCCGCCGGCTCCCCTCGGCCGGCCGGCCGTGCCCTCCCGCCCCCGGCCCTCTGCACCCTCCCGCCCCGGCCCTCTGCACTGACCATGGCCTGGGTGCTGAAAATGGACGAGGACATCGAGTCGGGCCTGGTGCATGAGTTCGACTCGAGTCTGTCGGGGATCGGGCAGGAGCTGGGCTCCGGCGCCTACAGCATGAGGTGAGAGCGGCGGCGGATCCATTTCCTCAGCCCtttgttcctctctctctctctctctctgtctgtctgctgGGCCGCTGCAAGCTCATCCCCCTTTCCTCTGCGATCACCATTCATCACTCTTCCTTTCATCCTAAATATATGCTGTtattgagtaggaaagaactgcagatgctggtttaaatcgaaggtagacgcaaaatgctggagtaactcagcgggacacaaagtctgtggaagggtctcgacccattcctctctccagagatgctgcctgtcccgttgagttactccagcattttgtgctcacCTTGTTGTTATTGACTTCCTGCAAGTCGTTCCACTGCAATGTGCAATATGCCAGCCGGTTGACACGGGGTTTCAGGTTCAATATTGAACTTCAAATGCATTGAAAAATGGCAATCGCTTCGCTTCTCAAAACTAGGATTAGTGTAAACAAAAAACTGGAAACACCTTGGAGGTCAGCAacgtctatggaaagagaaactgttaCTCTTTCAAGTGGGGAGGCCTTTTCCTCAGAACTGGGATGGATTGGACATGGTACTCTAATTTTTGTTCTCCACGGTTACTGTCTGACCTGATTTTCAGCATGTacaattttttgattattcttgtACTATAAACTGCTGGGAAAGTTTAACAGGTTTGGTAACATTTAATGATGTTGATTTTAAACAATACTGTTACTACTTTGTGAActaattttcattttgttttgcttGACACCACAACTTCCAAGTAATTTTTAATTATATCTTACCCTGGAGCTGCACAAGTGCTGTTCACTCTTCAAGATTTCAGTACTGCGCATCAAACATGAAATATTAATATGTATACActgcaaaccaactgactcacatggctatctggattacacgtcttcccaccctgccccctgtaaagactccatcccctactccaaattcctccacctatgccgcatctgttcccaggatgagacattccacaccagagcatcggaaatgtcctcgttcttcagggaacggggattcccctccgccaccatagatgaggctcgcaccagggtctcatccataccccgcaacactgctctctctccccatccccgcactcgcaacaagggcagagtccccctagtcctcacctttcaccccaccagccggaaaatacaacacataatcctccgccatttccgccacctccaacgtgaccccaccactcgccacatcttcccatctccccccatgtctgccttccgcaaagaccactccctccgcaactcccttgtcaattcttcccttccctcccgtaccaccccctccccgggcactttccgttgcaaccgcaagaaatgcaacacctgtcccttcacctcccccctcgactccattcaaggtcccaagcagtcgttccaggtgcgacaaaggttcacctgtatctcctccaacctcatctactgcatccgctgctctagatgtcagctgatttacatcggggagactaagcggaggttgggcgatcgttttgccgaacacctccgctcagtccgcaataacctacctgaactcccggtggctcaacacttcaactccccctcccattcccaatccgacctctctgtcctgggtctcctccattgccagagtgagcaacaccggaaattggaggaacagcacctcatattccgcctgggcagcttgcatcctgatggcatgaatgttgaattctcccaattttgctagcccttgctgtctctttcccttccttaaccctcgagctgtctcctcccatcccccccgccctcgggctcatcctcctcctcccctttttccttccttctcccctcccaccccccatcagtctgaagaagggtttcggcccaaaacgtcgcctattttcttcgctccatagatgctgctgcacccgctgagtttctccagcaattttgtgtacctatgaaatATTAATGTCCTTGATACTAagagatatgtagacagattacccaaagatgccaaagcaacagGGTTGTTTTAGTGAGTGACTAGCTTTCCTCATacttccacagtttaagaataaggagtaagccatttagaatggagacgaggacatactttttctcgcagagatttgtgagtgtggaattctctgcctcagagggcggtggaggccagttctctggatactttcaagagagagttagatagggctcttagagatagcggtcaggggatatggggagaaggcaggaacggggtactgattggggatgatcagccatgatcactttgaatggccgaatggcctactcctgcagctattgtctattgtctattgactaggaCTTGCTCAGTGTTACAGGTTTAGACACGACCAAATTTGTGAGGTGTACCCAAGAAATTTTtttgaaacagtatgtggatagtccaaaTCAAGAAGGGAATGCACTGGACCTTGTGTTGAGAAAAGAGCTGGCCAGATGACTGATGTTTCAGTGGAAGAACATTTTGGTGATAATGATCACAATTCCATAGGTTTTATGATTGTGTTGAATAGGGAGAAATCTGGGCCTTGTTTGAAGTACTAAATTGGACTAAGGAAAGTGGCAATTTTATTAGTCAGGAGCTCGAGAGGGTTCATTGGGTATGTCCATATCAGATGTGTGTAAAATGATAAGATCAGTTTTCAAGTTCAGAAGGGACACGTTCCAGTGAAGCgtagggataaggatggcaaagtaaggaaaccttggatggccaaagtggttgtaaatttggtcagaaAGAAGATACATAAGAGGATTGAATCAGACAAGGCCTTTGTGGGATataaagaaagaaggaaagaactCACGCTggcaattagaagggccaaaaggggccaCAAAACACCTTTGGCAgtcggattaaagaaaatcccaaagctttttataccagtataaaaaaaacattgcgaAGGTAGGACCGCTCGTGGATCAAGAAGGAAATTTGTGATTGGTGTCTGGGGATGTAagtgaggtactaaatgagtactttgcaccTATTATCACCAAGGAGATGGACATGGGGACTGAGCGATCCGtatggagaatactaatatgcaacgGCTGTTTGAGATTAAGGAGATTGGGGATCTTGAAGAGTTTTTCGGTGAATAAATACCCAAGgcaaagatctttgcatcttttcTAGCCACAGGCGAGGTCCTGAGGCGCGTGAAGGTAGCTAATGTGCTTTTATTTAGAAGGTAAATGGAGGTAGTCCAGGAAATTATTAGCTGGTGCGCCTCATATCAGTGGTTCGGAAGCCATTGGGGAGGTGTCTTTGCGATAGGTTTTGCTCCCATTTGGAAGACATTGGGTTAATTAGTGAGTCAGCAAGGCTTTGTATATGGCAGATCATCTCTTACAAACTTGATCAAAGTGGATTTTAAGGTGACAAAAGTGATTTGAGTTGATGAATGTTGCCTACATGGATTTAAGTAAGGTATTTGATAAAATCCCCCATGGTAGGGTGAACCAGAAGATTAGGATACAGGGGATTAACAGTgtcttggtcatatggattcataattggtttagaaacatagacatagaaacattgaaaataggtgcaggaataggccattcggcccttcgagcctgcaccaccattcgatatgatcatggctgatcatccaactcggtatcccatccctgccttctccataccccctgatccctttagccacaagggccacatctaactccctcttaaatatagccaatcaactaccttctgtggtagagaattccacagattcaccactctctgtgtaaaaaatgatttgctcatctcggtcctaaaagacttccctcttatccttaaactgtgacccctagttctggacttccccaacatcgggaataatcttcctgcatctagcctgtccaaccccttaagaattttgtaagtttctataagatcccccctcaatcttctgaattccagcgtgtacacaagccgagtctatccagtctttcttcatatgaaagtcctgccatccaatttcttcctatgaaagtcctgccatcccaatgTGATTGAAGaaagggtagtggtggaaggacaatattgagGCTGGagttctgtgaccagtggagttccgcagggatcgcTTCTGTAATctctgtgatgtatatgtaatttatatataaataaactGATGTATAAAGTtaggaagttatgatgcagctttataggactggtTAGGCTGCGTTTGGagtgttgcgtgcagttctggttgcgcTGTTACAGGAAAGGGCGCAGTggaggttttgtttagtttcaagatacagtgtggaaattggcccttctatgttatcccactttcacaacatccacaccaggggcaatttacagcagccaattaactcacaaacctgcacctctttggaatgagggagaaatccggagctcctggagaaaacccacatggtcatagagagaacatacaaactttgaaccgacagcacccgaagtcaggattgaacccgggtatgtgacactgtgaggcagcagctctaccgctgcaccactgtgctgtcctaaatGATGCTTTGATTAGGGGGtaatagctacagggagaggttgggcagaattggattgttttctctggaacgccggagaTTTCGGGGATCTGGATGTAGTATGCTGCAAAGCTCTacgtagagcatcactcagcactggaagatggacaattttacattttttatcaagccaattatcctacaaacctgcatgtctttggagtgtgggagaaaaccgaagatctcggagaaaacccacgcagatcacggggagaacgtacaaactccatacaggcagcacccgtagtcgggatcgaacccgggtctctggcgctacattttgctgtaaggcagcaactctaacactgcgccaccgtgactgccctgatagaagtatataagtggcatagatggggtaggaAGTCAGAAACCTTTTCTCGGGAATGTAAAATCAAATATTAGAAGTCATAGTTCTACGGAgaatggggcaaagtttaaaggagatatgcggggcaacaTTTTTTAGCGAGGGAGGTGAGTGCCTGAAATGCACTGCTGGGGTTGGGGATGAGGCTGAgaggatagtggcatttcagagaccTTTACATAGACgtagaaggtgcttgggaatccTAAAGGTCTGATGGTCAATGTCACCGGGGCCGGATGGATTACACCCCAGGGTTcggaaagaggtggctttagagataaaggaggcattaatagtgatattgaaacttaccgaatagtgaaaggcttggatagagtggaagtggagaggatgtttccactagtgggagagtctatgaccagaggttatagccatAAAATTAACGAACGTTCCTTTAGgtggcagatgaggaggaatttctgcagtcagagggtggtgaatctgtggaatactttgctacagaagactgtggaggccaagtcaatggatattgttaatgcagagatagatagattcttgattagtacgagtgtcagagggtttggggagaagccaggaaaatggggttaagcgggggagaaagatcagccatgattgattggcggagtagacttgatgggccgaatggctgaattctgTTCTTATCACTAATGCTTACGAGATATGGATatgtaggaaatggagggatatggattgtgaagGTAGAAAAGAGATGGTTTTAGCATCATTTTCGGCACACATTTTGGGTCAAAGGGTCAGTTCTTATGCTGTATGTTCTACCACAGGGTCTTAGTGTAAGGATTTTGGCTTGTGCATATTTGCAGTGAAAACTTTGCTTGTCAATGCATGGATCGACTAACCGTACACGGGAACTTGGTCTAACATTAACATGCAAAGTGCTGATTTATTTATGCACTCTCCAGCCAAAACACTCGCGGGTATGTACCCATCATGCTTAATAGTAGGCATCTACTTGGGCTGCATGCTGCTGCATTATGATCCTGCTACATACCCGTCCCTTTCACGCTATTGCATGTTGTGCTGAGAACTGTGCAAATCCCCACTCTAGGCTAGCACTCACAAACGCACTGTGTATTCTCAAATGTCTTCTGTAGCTGCCTGTGGGGGAAATTGTTGAGATAGCTAGGGCAATTGCTACACTGCTCAATAACGTGATGTGAGGTTTTGGACTGCACGTTGACCAGGACAATGACTCCAGACGATATTTGGGGTTTGGTAGCAGGGTACTGCAGCATTAAAACCTTCGTAAGTGCTgggaacactcagcaagtcagacagcgcTTGTTCAAGGAGAAACTGGTAATATTTCCGATCTGAGTGTCTGACAAAGGGACtgttctgaaacattaactctttctctttccagGTTAATGATAAATCTTTCCAGCACTATTCTTTTATTTTGGCTTACTGGCAATTGGAGTTTTCATTTTCACGTACAGGAT encodes:
- the LOC129696185 gene encoding uncharacterized protein LOC129696185 isoform X5, whose product is MAPRRRKGQPKGKAQSPSPPPRQVETEETQEEKAQEESREVASVPTTTRSGRPAKTAGTAAADPDSPSDYAQDTDASSEVKKGRIRKVLPYEFSREQEGELVEWYQANPELYDKNCQQYRNKDRKYSLVDNKAKEFPDCTYAQLCQWFTGQRTRYGKLSQSGNKSGSGGKNFTPRQQWIIDKWGFIKSHIVRAEMRQSTKKFDKKKPLPSMSSEEEFDSLDGTSGSTPSTSQQHSKKSRTTANSTAGSIPNATELEERGASQKELIKQLMQQATEAREARQAMTQPQTPHERAVDTFQAFLKTELLKIPENMWFNYTMAAMKVAHNFSHPTLQLLGHMGEQQMGLMGSPHQHAHQFPESGCGTPTHHQ
- the LOC129696185 gene encoding uncharacterized protein LOC129696185 isoform X1: MAPRRRKGQPKGKAQSPSPPPRQVETEETQEEKAQEESREVASVPTTTRSGRPAKTAGTAAADPDSPSDYAQDTDASSEVKKGRIRKVLPYEFSREQEGELVEWYQANPELYDKNCQQYRNKDRKYSLVDNKAKEFPDCTYAQLCQWFTGQRTRYGKLSQSGNKSGSGGKNFTPRQQWIIDKWGFIKSHIVRAEMRQSTKKFDKKKPLPSMSSEEEFDSLDGTSGSTPSTSQQHSKKSRTTANSTAGSIPNATELEERGASQKELIKQLMQQATEAREARQAMTQPQTPHERAVDTFQAFLKTELLKIPENMWFNYTMAAMKVAHNFSHPTLQLLGHMGEQQMGLMGSPHQHAHQTISPASEGPRPEASRNHVLQRCCLTFWQKGQMFEIAHHQTQEQFLPLCYPASEPSFHKLRSTGTFPESGKSLGRSPPKPRDLSLTAPATCMVLVYC
- the LOC129696185 gene encoding uncharacterized protein LOC129696185 isoform X2; its protein translation is MAPRRRKGQPKGKAQSPSPPPRQVETEETQEEKAQEESREVASVPTTTRSGRPAKTAGTAAADPDSPSDYAQDTDASSEVKKGRIRKVLPYEFSREQEGELVEWYQANPELYDKNCQQYRNKDRKYSLVDNKAKEFPDCTYAQLCQWFTGQRTRYGKLSQSGNKSGSGGKNFTPRQQWIIDKWGFIKSHIVRAEMRQSTKKFDKKKPLPSMSSEEEFDSLDGTSGSTPSTSQQHSKKSRTTANSTAGSIPNATELEERGASQKELIKQLMQQATEAREARQAMTQPQTPHERAVDTFQAFLKTELLKIPENMWFNYTMAAMKVAHNFSHPTLQLLGHMGEQQMGLMGSPHQHAHQTISPASEGPRPEASRNHVLQRCCLTYRLEPSPSLGRALDEVHLNLEICHLQLQQLAWY
- the LOC129696185 gene encoding uncharacterized protein LOC129696185 isoform X4; translation: MAPRRRKGQPKGKAQSPSPPPRQVETEETQEEKAQEESREVASVPTTTRSGRPAKTAGTAAADPDSPSDYAQDTDASSEVKKGRIRKVLPYEFSREQEGELVEWYQANPELYDKNCQQYRNKDRKYSLVDNKAKEFPDCTYAQLCQWFTGQRTRYGKLSQSGNKSGSGGKNFTPRQQWIIDKWGFIKSHIVRAEMRQSTKKFDKKKPLPSMSSEEEFDSLDGTSGSTPSTSQQHSKKSRTTANSTAGSIPNATELEERGASQKELIKQLMQQATEAREARQAMTQPQTPHERAVDTFQAFLKTELLKIPENMWFNYTMAAMKVAHNFSHPTLQLLGHMGEQQMGLMGSPHQHAHQIDWNLPRVWEEPWTKST
- the LOC129696185 gene encoding uncharacterized protein LOC129696185 isoform X3 translates to MAPRRRKGQPKGKAQSPSPPPRQVETEETQEEKAQEESREVASVPTTTRSGRPAKTAGTAAADPDSPSDYAQDTDASSEVKKGRIRKVLPYEFSREQEGELVEWYQANPELYDKNCQQYRNKDRKYSLVDNKAKEFPDCTYAQLCQWFTGQRTRYGKLSQSGNKSGSGGKNFTPRQQWIIDKWGFIKSHIVRAEMRQSTKKFDKKKPLPSMSSEEEFDSLDGTSGSTPSTSQQHSKKSRTTANSTAGSIPNATELEERGASQKELIKQLMQQATEAREARQAMTQPQTPHERAVDTFQAFLKTELLKIPENMWFNYTMAAMKVAHNFSHPTLQLLGHMGEQQMGLMGSPHQHAHQENGVINLRTDTVTSEQTPKC
- the LOC129696185 gene encoding uncharacterized protein LOC129696185 isoform X6, whose amino-acid sequence is MAPRRRKGQPKGKAQSPSPPPRQVETEETQEEKAQEESREVASVPTTTRSGRPAKTAGTAAADPDSPSDYAQDTDASSEVKKGRIRKVLPYEFSREQEGELVEWYQANPELYDKNCQQYRNKDRKYSLVDNKAKEFPDCTYAQLCQWFTGQRTRYGKLSQSGNKSGSGGKNFTPRQQWIIDKWGFIKSHIVRAEMRQSTKKFDKKKPLPSMSSEEEFDSLDGTSGSTPSTSQQHSKKSRTTANSTAGSIPNATELEERGASQKELIKQLMQQATEAREARQAMTQPQTPHERAVDTFQAFLKTELLKIPENMWFNYTMAAMKVAHNFSHPTLQLLGHMGEQQMGLMGSPHQHAHQDFAWDSHR